Part of the Candidatus Glassbacteria bacterium genome, GGGTTACGGGAACACCACCGATGCGGGTCTGGAGCTGATGTGGGATGCGATGGCTTTCGACTGGCTCTACAACAACCCCGCCTTCGGCGAGGACGACAAGCAGGCGGTGATCGCCAACCTGGCCCGCGGCGCCCGGCGCTGTATCGAGATGTACGACGGCCAGGGAGCGCATATCTTCCACACCAGGATGTACGGCTATCCCACCGGAGCGGGCGTGGCCGGGCTGGCGCTGGCCGGCCACCACCCCGAGGCGGACGAGTTCATCTCCTGGGCCTACGGTAAGTACCGCAACGACCTGTTCCCCGCCCGTCAGGTCCAGGACGGCGCGGTGCACAACAGCATGGCCTACGGCCGCAAGTACACGATGTGGCTGGTGGGGCACTTTATCGCCGCCTGGTACACCGCCACCGGAGAAAACCTGTGGCGTACTATCCGCGAACAACAGGGAGACTGGGCCTGGCGCGAGGCGCTGTTCGTGATCTACGGCGAGCAGCCCGACGGGCTGATGGTGCGCTACGGCGATAATTTCTTCCGCGGCACCGAGCGGTTCAGCTTCCGAGTTGTCAGCGAGCGGGCCCACTACTACGACGAGCCGGTGGGCGCGGGTTACCTGAACTACCTGCTGGAGCGTCACGCCGGCGGCACCCGCAACCGGATCGGCACGGAGATGGGCAACGAGTACCAGGTACTGCTCTACTGGGACGCCGAGTGCGAGGGTTCGCCCCGCGAGATGCTGCCGCCTCGGGAGCTGTTCGGCCCCCGTGGCGCGGGGATGGCTTTCTGGCGCACCGGCTGGGATGAGGACGACACGTTTATCTTCTTCAAGTGCGGAGACTATTTCGACAACCACGGCCATTTCGACGCCGGCCACATGGAGGTGTTCCGCCGCGCCCCGCTGCTGATCGAGGGCGGGAGCTACGCCGGCGGCACCACCAGCGACCACTACCGCAACTACTTCCACAACTCGATCGCCCACAATACGATCCTGATTTCCGACCCGGATGACCCGGAGGATGCCGGCTCGCAGCGGTTCTACAGCAACCAGGGCATGCACACGATCGGCCATTACCGCGATGACGCCCGGCGCGAGTACGGGAACGTGACCGCCTATGCCGAGTACGACAACCTGACCTACCTCGCCGCCGATTTCACCGCCGCTTATCCGGATGGACGCGCCCGGCGGGTGGTGCGCGAACTGGCCTGGGACCGCGAGCGGTTCCTGGTGGTTATCGACAACGTGGCCCTGGCCGACCGGGAACTGCAGCCGCGGGTACTGTGGCACTACACGGTCGAACCCTCTGTGGGCGGGCGCAGCTTTACGGTTGCCGACGGGGGGGCGCGGGTGGTGGGGTACGTACTGGCCCCGGCCGACGCGGTTATCGAAACGGTCCCGGCTTTCACTGTCGCCGATGCCGTATACCCGCCGCGCGACGCCGAGAATGCCAGCCTGGGCGCCGGACGGATCGAGGTCGGCGCCGGGCGGCGGGCCGACGGTTCCTATACGTTCGTCCAGGTGCTCGATATCGCCGACCAGGGCGCACCGTCGGCCGCGGTGAAGCTGCTGGGCGCCTCGGCCGGGACAGTGGAGATCCGGCTGCCCTCGGGAGTGCTTACGCTGGACGGAAAACCCGGCGCACGGCGGCATATCGAACTGAAATAACCCGGTCTCTAAACGCGTGTTGAAAAATAATGAATTCAGGATAAAAAGGCTGTCAAGGGTCGTTTCGAAGCACACTGAGTTAGCAAAGATTATTCAGACGTCAATGCTGATAACCAATTGATTATTTAGTATGTTAGAGCCGAAACGGCTTGCCTTGCCCTTGACAGCCAAAGCAGCGATACATTTCACTTTAGGGTGTTGAAGTCTTTTTTTCAACGCCCCTCTAAACTTGAGCTTCCGCCCTGAATACCGAGCCTGAACCTGTCACCGGAGGTACGCGATGAAAACCGCCCGTCTGTTCGCCCCGATTTTCGCTGTCGTCCTGCTGGCCAACCCGGCTGCTCTGCCCGCCGCCGAGGACCAGCCCTACGACCTCAGCGGTTTCGTGTCCATATTCGATGGGCAAACTCTCGACGGCTGGCGGCCGTTAAGACCTAACGCCGGCGGAATGTGGACGGTTGAGGACGGGTCTATTGTCGGCGGGCAGGGCGAGAGCGCCGGCGGAGGACTGCTGGTGACCGACAGGATCTACAAAAACTACGAACTGTACGGCGAAGTATACACCACCTGGCCGCTGGACACCGGCTTTTTCCTGCGCATTCTCCCCGATCGCCGTCACTACCAGATCACGATCGACTACCGTCCCACCGGCGAGATCGGCGCGGTCTACGGTCCGTTCCCCGGCGGCGGGGGCGGTTATTTCCAGCACTGCCCGCTGGGCCTGAGCCACTGGAACCCCCACGAGTACAACAAGGTGCTGGTGCGGATCGAGAACAACCCGCCGCGGATCCGGGTCTGGGTCAACGGGGACAAGATCAACGACTACCAGGACCTCTACTACGACAACCAGCCCGCCTTCCCCGACAGCGGCCACGTGGGTATCCAGGTCCACGCCGGCGAGAGCTGGGGCCAGGGCAGCAAGGTGGCGTTCAAGAACCTGATGATCAAGGAGTTGAAGTAAACGCTAATATATTGACCGAGGTTGCTACACAGTTGTTTATATATTAAATGCTTAGGTTTTAAAATGACAGCGGGCAATTATATGAGATGCGCTTGCGGTAGTGGTAAATTGTATAGTCAATGCTGTGGAAATTTGACAGCCGCGGCGTTCGCGCATGCTGATGCGAATGTAACCGGAAATTTTAATAATTATCTGCACGATGCATTACGCAGAGCATCTAGACATAATGTATCAAAGACACTAAAAGAAAGGGCTATACTAACTTATGAAGCAATTGGTGATATTTTTAAAATAAATAAAGGTAAAACATGGGATGAATTTAGACGCGATATAAGTGATGATCAAATAAAAGCATTCTATTGTAACATTGCTAAGTTTTGGCCTTCCGATACAGATTTAAACGATCTACTACCGAATCCTTCTAACAATTTAAGAGCGCTTTATGTCGGACTACATGATCCAAGAGTTTTAATACAAAACATAAAACGTTATTCTTTATAT contains:
- a CDS encoding DUF1080 domain-containing protein — its product is MKTARLFAPIFAVVLLANPAALPAAEDQPYDLSGFVSIFDGQTLDGWRPLRPNAGGMWTVEDGSIVGGQGESAGGGLLVTDRIYKNYELYGEVYTTWPLDTGFFLRILPDRRHYQITIDYRPTGEIGAVYGPFPGGGGGYFQHCPLGLSHWNPHEYNKVLVRIENNPPRIRVWVNGDKINDYQDLYYDNQPAFPDSGHVGIQVHAGESWGQGSKVAFKNLMIKELK